A window of Synechococcus sp. MEDNS5 contains these coding sequences:
- the lepA gene encoding translation elongation factor 4 translates to MTDAPVSRIRNFCIIAHIDHGKSTLADRLLQDTGTVANRDMQEQFLDNMDLERERGITIKLQAARMNYTAADGEEYVLNLIDTPGHVDFSYEVSRSLQACEGALLVVDASQGVEAQTLANVYLALENDLEIIPVLNKIDLPGADPDRIKEEVEAIIGLDCSKAIPCSAKTGMGVPEILQAVVDRVPAPKDSVEEPTKALIFDSYYDPYRGVIVYFRVMSGRISCKDKVLLMASKKTYELDEIGVMAPDQRKVDELHAGEVGYLAASIKAVADARVGDTITLLNAPADEALPGYTEAKPMVFCGLFPTEADQYPDLREALNKLQLSDAALQFEPETSSAMGFGFRCGFLGLLHMEIVQERLEREYDLDLIVTAPSVIYKVNMIDGTEEMVDNPATLPDPQKRESIEEPYVKMEIYAPNEYNGALMGLCQERRGEYLDMKYITTDRVTLIYELPLAEVVTDFFDQMKTRTQGYASMEYHLIGYRKNELVRLDVLINGERADPLTTIVHRDKAYNVGKALVEKLKELIPRQQFKIPLQASIGSRIIASTSISAIRKDVLAKCYGGDISRKKKLLKKQAKGKKRMKAMGKVDVPQEAFMAVLKLND, encoded by the coding sequence ATGACCGACGCCCCCGTCTCACGGATCCGCAACTTCTGCATCATTGCCCACATCGACCATGGCAAGTCGACCCTGGCCGATCGCTTGCTGCAGGACACGGGCACGGTGGCCAACCGGGACATGCAGGAGCAGTTCCTGGACAACATGGATCTGGAGCGGGAACGGGGCATCACGATCAAGCTCCAGGCGGCGCGCATGAACTACACGGCGGCCGATGGGGAGGAGTACGTCCTCAACCTGATCGACACTCCCGGCCACGTGGACTTTTCCTATGAGGTGAGCCGCAGCCTGCAGGCCTGTGAGGGCGCGCTGCTGGTGGTGGATGCCAGCCAGGGGGTGGAAGCGCAGACTCTGGCCAATGTGTATCTGGCGCTGGAGAACGACCTCGAGATCATTCCCGTTCTCAACAAGATCGATCTGCCTGGTGCCGACCCCGATCGCATCAAGGAAGAGGTGGAGGCGATCATCGGGCTCGACTGCAGCAAGGCCATTCCCTGTTCAGCCAAAACAGGGATGGGTGTACCCGAGATCCTGCAGGCGGTGGTGGACAGGGTGCCGGCACCGAAGGATTCGGTGGAGGAGCCCACCAAGGCGCTGATCTTTGATTCCTATTACGACCCCTACCGGGGGGTGATTGTGTACTTCCGGGTGATGAGCGGCCGGATCAGTTGCAAAGACAAGGTGCTGCTGATGGCCAGCAAGAAAACCTACGAGCTCGATGAGATCGGTGTAATGGCACCGGATCAGCGCAAGGTGGATGAGCTTCACGCTGGGGAGGTGGGCTATCTGGCGGCATCGATCAAGGCTGTGGCTGATGCCCGCGTGGGCGACACGATCACTCTGCTGAATGCCCCGGCGGACGAGGCCTTACCCGGCTACACCGAGGCCAAGCCGATGGTGTTCTGCGGGCTGTTCCCCACCGAGGCCGATCAGTATCCGGATCTGCGCGAGGCGCTCAACAAGCTGCAGCTCTCCGATGCGGCGCTGCAGTTCGAACCGGAAACCAGCAGTGCGATGGGCTTCGGCTTCCGTTGCGGCTTCCTGGGGTTGTTGCACATGGAAATCGTGCAGGAGCGGCTGGAACGTGAATACGACCTCGACCTGATCGTTACTGCGCCTTCGGTGATCTACAAGGTGAACATGATCGACGGAACGGAAGAGATGGTGGATAACCCCGCCACACTTCCCGACCCGCAGAAGCGTGAATCGATTGAAGAGCCTTACGTGAAGATGGAGATCTATGCGCCGAATGAGTACAACGGCGCGCTGATGGGCCTGTGCCAGGAACGGCGCGGTGAGTATCTCGACATGAAATACATCACCACCGATCGGGTGACCTTGATTTACGAATTACCTCTGGCGGAAGTGGTGACCGACTTCTTCGATCAGATGAAGACGCGCACCCAAGGCTATGCGTCGATGGAATATCACCTGATCGGCTACCGCAAAAATGAATTGGTGCGTCTGGATGTGCTGATCAATGGCGAGCGGGCTGATCCTCTCACTACGATCGTGCACCGCGATAAGGCTTACAACGTGGGCAAGGCTCTGGTGGAAAAACTGAAGGAACTGATTCCCCGCCAACAATTCAAGATTCCCCTGCAGGCCTCTATCGGCAGCCGCATTATCGCCTCCACCAGCATCAGCGCCATTCGCAAAGATGTGCTGGCCAAGTGCTACGGCGGCGATATTTCACGAAAGAAGAAACTGCTGAAGAAACAGGCCAAAGGCAAGAAGCGGATGAAGGCCATGGGCAAGGTGGACGTGCCCCAGGAAGCCTTCATGGCTGTTTTGAAGCTGAATGATTGA
- a CDS encoding carboxypeptidase M32: MTRDVPSSAWTSLGDYLRETQLLGSIQSTLYWDQNTRMPSGGAAWRGEQLALLARQLHARQSCERYAALIAEARQAWQASSEQTSSADRAAQARNLDLLEQELRRQQALDPDLVSAIAVAKSEGYECWQQAKAAAAFGQFAPALKRMVALRQEQARQLAEPRSCWETLAQPFEPDLTLARLQELFAPLRRRLPELLGQLQGGPRPTSLSWDLEASTQQDLCDQLLKAWGRDEAITCVAASPHPFSITLGPRDFRITTRVVAGQPLSCFLATAHEWGHSLYEQGLLPSSHQWFAWPLGQATSMAVHESQSLFWENRVARSQPFSEHWWPRFAAAGAPIANAMDLWRAMNPMAPGCNRVEADELSYGLHILIRTDLELALLEQGLEVEALPSEWNRRYGELLGVTPADDAEGCLQDVHWSEGLFGYFPSYLLGHLISAQISEAMETAIGAPEEHVRRDDLQPVLSWLREAVHPIGRALNAEQLVASVTGRPLSSEPFLRYLEAKIERLGTSP; encoded by the coding sequence ATGACGCGCGACGTGCCTTCCTCGGCCTGGACCTCGCTGGGTGATTACCTCCGGGAAACGCAGCTGCTTGGCTCGATTCAGAGCACGCTCTACTGGGATCAGAACACTCGGATGCCCAGTGGCGGTGCGGCCTGGCGCGGAGAACAGCTGGCTCTTCTGGCCCGCCAATTGCACGCGCGGCAAAGCTGTGAGCGTTACGCGGCCTTGATCGCGGAGGCGCGGCAGGCCTGGCAGGCCTCGTCGGAGCAGACCTCTTCAGCAGACCGAGCTGCCCAGGCCAGAAATCTGGATCTGTTGGAGCAGGAGTTGCGCAGGCAGCAGGCCCTCGACCCCGATCTGGTGTCTGCGATTGCCGTGGCCAAGTCGGAGGGGTATGAGTGCTGGCAGCAGGCCAAGGCTGCAGCAGCGTTCGGTCAATTCGCCCCTGCTTTGAAGCGCATGGTGGCGCTCCGCCAGGAGCAGGCGCGCCAGCTGGCGGAACCGCGCTCCTGCTGGGAAACCCTGGCCCAGCCCTTCGAGCCCGACCTCACCCTGGCCCGGTTGCAGGAGCTGTTTGCGCCGTTGCGCCGGCGTCTTCCCGAGCTGCTCGGCCAGCTTCAGGGCGGCCCTCGACCCACCTCTCTGAGCTGGGATCTGGAGGCCTCCACCCAGCAGGATCTCTGTGACCAGTTGCTCAAGGCCTGGGGACGGGATGAAGCAATCACCTGCGTGGCGGCTTCGCCCCATCCGTTTTCGATCACCCTGGGGCCACGCGACTTCCGGATCACAACCCGTGTGGTTGCTGGTCAGCCCCTCTCCTGCTTCCTGGCTACCGCCCACGAGTGGGGGCATTCCTTGTATGAACAGGGCCTGCTCCCCTCCAGCCACCAGTGGTTTGCCTGGCCCCTCGGCCAGGCCACCTCGATGGCCGTGCATGAGAGCCAGTCGTTGTTCTGGGAGAACCGGGTGGCCCGCAGCCAGCCGTTTTCCGAGCATTGGTGGCCGCGTTTTGCTGCGGCTGGAGCGCCGATTGCCAACGCCATGGATCTCTGGCGTGCCATGAATCCGATGGCACCCGGCTGCAACCGGGTGGAAGCGGATGAGCTCAGCTACGGCCTTCACATCCTGATCCGCACAGATCTTGAGCTGGCCTTGCTCGAGCAGGGTCTGGAGGTGGAGGCGCTTCCGAGCGAGTGGAACCGTCGCTACGGCGAACTGCTGGGGGTGACTCCCGCGGATGACGCCGAAGGTTGCCTGCAGGATGTGCACTGGAGCGAGGGGTTGTTCGGCTATTTCCCGTCGTATCTGCTGGGCCATCTGATCAGTGCCCAGATCAGTGAGGCCATGGAAACGGCGATCGGGGCTCCGGAAGAGCATGTGCGCCGGGATGATCTTCAGCCCGTTCTCAGCTGGCTGCGGGAGGCGGTGCATCCGATCGGCCGGGCGCTCAACGCTGAGCAACTGGTGGCCAGCGTCACGGGACGCCCTCTCTCCAGTGAGCCGTTTCTCCGTTATCTGGAAGCCAAGATCGAGCGTCTGGGGACGTCGCCTTGA
- a CDS encoding 4a-hydroxytetrahydrobiopterin dehydratase, producing the protein MASLLPQHERDNLNNTLPHWQVEADRLKRDWRFKDFSEAFAFMTRVALLAETMQHHPNWSNVYNRVSIELTTHDLGGLSDLDVQLARSIDALS; encoded by the coding sequence ATGGCCTCCCTGCTGCCGCAGCACGAACGGGACAACCTCAACAACACCCTGCCTCACTGGCAGGTTGAGGCTGATCGCCTGAAGCGAGACTGGCGATTCAAGGATTTCAGCGAAGCGTTCGCCTTTATGACGCGGGTAGCCCTGCTGGCCGAGACGATGCAGCACCACCCCAACTGGAGCAACGTCTACAACCGGGTGTCGATCGAACTCACCACCCACGACCTGGGCGGGCTGAGTGATCTGGATGTTCAGCTGGCCCGGTCCATCGACGCCCTCAGCTGA
- a CDS encoding GTP-binding protein yields the protein MTGTAQQASTVPVTILTGFLGAGKTTLLNHILNNQDGLKTAVLVNEFGEIGIDNDLVVSTGDDIVELSNGCICCSINGELLETVDRILEQSKDLDYLVVETTGLADPLPVAMTFLGSELRDQTRLDSIITLIDAENFGEEILASEVGRSQVIYGDILLLNKTDLVDEARLEAIESTLREVKSDARILRSQKGEVPLPLLLSVGLFESDRVVRASEDHDHGHSHDHGHSHDHAHDHDHDHDHDHDHDHDHGHSHDHEHDHSHAHQSADHLAIEGFTSLSFRSDGPFGLRKFQNFLDNQLPESVFRAKGILWFNESERRHVFHLAGKRFSIDDSDWTGERKNQLVLIGRDLDHNTLRKQLQACVAKDAGQGFG from the coding sequence ATGACAGGCACAGCTCAGCAGGCCAGCACCGTGCCAGTAACCATCCTCACAGGCTTTCTCGGAGCTGGAAAAACCACGCTGCTCAATCACATCCTCAACAACCAGGACGGCCTCAAGACAGCCGTCCTGGTGAATGAATTCGGAGAGATCGGGATTGATAACGATCTGGTGGTGAGCACCGGCGACGACATCGTGGAGCTCAGCAACGGCTGCATCTGCTGCTCGATTAATGGCGAACTGCTGGAGACCGTTGATCGCATTCTCGAACAATCCAAAGATCTGGATTATCTGGTGGTGGAAACCACCGGTCTGGCTGATCCCCTCCCCGTTGCCATGACATTCCTTGGCAGCGAACTGCGGGATCAGACGCGCCTGGATTCGATCATCACCCTGATCGACGCGGAGAATTTCGGCGAGGAGATTCTCGCCAGCGAAGTGGGGCGCTCCCAGGTGATCTATGGAGACATCCTTCTCCTCAATAAAACCGACCTGGTCGACGAAGCGCGCCTCGAAGCGATTGAGAGCACGCTCCGGGAGGTGAAGAGCGACGCGCGGATTCTGCGCTCACAGAAGGGGGAGGTTCCTCTGCCCCTCCTCCTGAGCGTGGGCCTGTTCGAATCGGATCGCGTTGTACGCGCCTCTGAGGATCACGACCACGGACACAGCCATGACCACGGGCACAGCCACGATCACGCCCATGACCATGACCATGACCATGACCATGACCATGACCATGACCATGACCACGGGCACAGTCATGACCACGAGCATGACCACAGCCACGCCCATCAATCGGCGGATCACCTCGCGATCGAAGGCTTCACCTCCCTGTCCTTCCGCAGTGACGGCCCCTTTGGTTTGCGCAAGTTCCAGAATTTCCTCGACAACCAGCTTCCGGAAAGCGTGTTTCGGGCCAAGGGCATTCTCTGGTTCAACGAAAGTGAGCGGCGGCATGTCTTCCACCTGGCTGGCAAGCGCTTTTCCATCGACGACAGCGACTGGACTGGGGAGCGAAAGAATCAACTGGTGCTCATCGGTCGCGATCTCGACCACAACACCCTGCGCAAGCAACTCCAGGCCTGCGTCGCCAAGGACGCTGGTCAGGGTTTCGGCTAG
- a CDS encoding extracellular solute-binding protein: MRKLPRGLNHGRAAGLPLLLAATTLLAACSQQGQQSEIGVYSGRHYNTDQQLYDRFTAETGIKVKLLEAKDDALIQRLRTEGDTSPADVLILADAARLDQAADLDLFQPVRSNQLDAAVPEALRDPKQRWFGLTRRLRTPMINTASVQAEEVDQYKKLAAPALKGRLCLRNRRSVYNQSLVAFMLDREGEEATAKWIRGMVANLSQPVFSSDTPMIRAVAQNNCGVALANSYYLGRLQAGDKGEADRKLSEAVTVVWPEPVHVNITGGGVTRSSRNPEAATRFLAFLVASENQGGYAAANHEYPIKGMGEDPVLKAWGPFRQADVSAARLGELNSKAVELMRANGWQ; encoded by the coding sequence ATGCGCAAGCTTCCCCGGGGCTTGAACCACGGCCGAGCCGCTGGCCTGCCCCTGCTCCTGGCAGCAACAACCCTCCTGGCCGCCTGCAGCCAACAAGGCCAGCAGTCTGAGATCGGCGTGTATTCCGGCCGTCACTACAACACTGACCAACAGCTCTATGACCGCTTCACCGCCGAAACAGGCATCAAGGTGAAGCTGCTGGAGGCCAAAGATGACGCCTTGATTCAGCGACTGCGCACCGAAGGCGACACCTCACCTGCCGACGTGCTGATTCTTGCTGATGCCGCACGCCTGGATCAGGCGGCCGATCTCGATCTCTTCCAACCTGTGCGTTCTAACCAACTGGATGCGGCGGTCCCTGAAGCGCTGCGCGATCCCAAGCAACGCTGGTTCGGACTCACCCGCAGGCTGCGCACCCCCATGATCAACACCGCCTCGGTGCAAGCCGAAGAGGTGGATCAGTACAAGAAGCTGGCTGCTCCGGCTTTGAAAGGTCGCCTCTGCCTGCGCAACCGCCGCAGCGTGTACAACCAGTCGCTGGTGGCCTTCATGCTCGATCGGGAAGGAGAAGAGGCAACAGCCAAGTGGATCCGCGGCATGGTCGCCAATCTCTCCCAGCCGGTCTTCAGCAGTGACACCCCAATGATTCGGGCCGTGGCCCAGAACAATTGCGGTGTGGCGCTCGCCAACAGCTATTACCTCGGACGTCTGCAGGCTGGCGACAAAGGCGAAGCGGACCGCAAGCTCAGTGAAGCGGTGACCGTGGTTTGGCCCGAACCTGTTCACGTGAACATCACCGGCGGCGGCGTGACCCGTTCAAGTCGCAATCCCGAAGCGGCCACCCGCTTCCTGGCCTTCCTGGTCGCCAGCGAAAACCAGGGGGGCTATGCCGCGGCCAACCACGAGTACCCCATTAAGGGCATGGGTGAAGATCCAGTGCTCAAGGCCTGGGGCCCCTTCCGCCAGGCTGATGTGTCTGCCGCACGCCTTGGTGAACTGAATAGCAAGGCTGTGGAACTGATGAGGGCCAACGGTTGGCAATGA
- a CDS encoding ABC transporter permease: MPCPLPQGTSPEGSRWVPGRRLLVAGALLIAVLALLPVLGLVGEGLQGLRNGNASLGSDGVSQLRGTLVLLVGTGLAGGLLGTVNGWLLANCRFPGRRWLRIAQLLPLASPSYLLAATLVDLGSLHGLRIHGLSWGVAVMALSTYPYVFLLSTESFTICGRRQLEACRCLGVGPWNSFRRIALPLALPAIGAGIALMGMEVVNDYGAVQLLGIPSLSAGILQAWQMDGNPAGAVGLALITLCIVMLLVFGERRLRRRSRRWAEGVAGGESPAWQLGGLRAVLAQVLGGIPPLLSLGIPLIWACHNLGQLAAGWQPELLLLTARSLSLGLAAAALTGLAALLLAIAKRWSRSRWLGSVTFLAGMGYAIPGAVLALALLLLGGPWQLSPILLLLWGYSDRFLAVGKGGLDAALERLSPNLDEAATGLGLRWPAVLRRVHLPLLRGPLLVGSLLVFVDTVKELPLTLAVRPFNFDTLSIRVFQYASDERLAAALWPALMILTLGLLAATALIPKLSRETDQPSSSG, encoded by the coding sequence ATTCCCTGCCCCCTGCCCCAGGGCACAAGCCCAGAGGGCAGCCGATGGGTGCCGGGCCGGCGCTTGCTGGTAGCCGGTGCCCTTCTGATTGCAGTGCTGGCGCTGCTACCGGTGCTCGGACTGGTGGGGGAAGGCCTGCAGGGGCTCAGAAACGGCAACGCCAGCCTCGGCTCCGACGGCGTCAGCCAGTTGCGCGGCACCCTTGTGCTTCTAGTGGGAACCGGCTTAGCCGGAGGTCTGCTTGGCACCGTGAATGGTTGGCTTCTGGCGAACTGCCGCTTCCCTGGTCGGCGCTGGCTGCGGATCGCCCAGTTGCTGCCCCTGGCCAGTCCCTCCTATTTGCTGGCCGCCACGCTGGTAGATCTGGGGAGCCTGCATGGCCTACGCATCCATGGCTTGAGCTGGGGGGTGGCCGTGATGGCCCTCAGCACCTACCCCTACGTGTTCTTGCTGAGCACTGAAAGCTTCACCATTTGCGGGCGTCGGCAACTCGAAGCCTGTCGTTGCCTCGGGGTCGGCCCCTGGAACAGCTTCCGCCGTATTGCACTGCCCCTGGCCCTACCGGCCATCGGCGCCGGGATTGCCCTGATGGGGATGGAAGTGGTGAACGACTACGGAGCCGTTCAGCTGCTGGGGATTCCCAGTCTCTCGGCCGGCATCCTTCAGGCCTGGCAGATGGATGGCAATCCCGCGGGTGCCGTCGGGCTGGCACTGATCACCCTCTGCATCGTGATGCTGCTGGTGTTCGGAGAACGGCGCTTGCGCCGGCGCAGCCGCCGTTGGGCCGAGGGCGTGGCCGGCGGTGAATCCCCCGCTTGGCAACTGGGGGGACTTCGGGCCGTGCTGGCTCAGGTGCTCGGGGGCATCCCACCGCTGCTGAGCCTGGGGATTCCCCTGATCTGGGCGTGCCACAACCTGGGGCAACTGGCCGCAGGTTGGCAACCGGAACTGCTGCTTCTGACGGCGCGCAGCCTTTCCCTGGGCCTCGCTGCCGCGGCGCTCACGGGACTGGCGGCCCTGCTGCTCGCCATCGCCAAGCGCTGGAGTCGCTCCCGATGGCTGGGGAGCGTGACCTTCCTCGCTGGAATGGGCTACGCCATTCCAGGAGCCGTTCTGGCCCTGGCGCTGCTGTTACTGGGCGGCCCCTGGCAACTCTCGCCGATCCTGCTGCTGCTCTGGGGGTACAGCGATCGCTTCCTGGCCGTGGGCAAGGGGGGGCTGGACGCCGCCCTGGAAAGGCTCTCGCCCAACTTGGATGAAGCGGCCACAGGCCTGGGTCTGCGCTGGCCCGCCGTGCTCCGCCGCGTGCATCTGCCCCTGCTTCGCGGACCGCTACTGGTGGGCAGCCTCCTGGTTTTCGTTGACACCGTGAAGGAACTCCCCCTCACCCTGGCGGTGCGTCCGTTCAACTTCGACACTCTCTCCATCCGGGTGTTTCAGTACGCCAGTGACGAACGCCTCGCCGCCGCCCTATGGCCGGCCCTGATGATCCTCACCCTGGGATTGCTGGCTGCAACAGCGTTGATTCCCAAGCTCAGTCGGGAAACAGATCAGCCCTCCAGCAGCGGCTGA
- a CDS encoding PhoX family phosphatase: MTLPRRSVLALLGLGAAGLVGSRPRGQAAAAADSAAPVPSAWPFKPVPTPLPVDSDGLTAAQQQQVYRRIAVEDRLVVPEGYRADLIAAWGDPMPQGRFGFNNDYLGFVSSGPDDALLTVNFEYISALPWTEGFREVVGRPLPWQQLVAALASRDGVIDCAALQGNERLLALIRSVSDEAMADLGLGVIAISRNGEGQWARRSDPVERRVDGLAGWTDPSQRLQSTGPAAAVFRRAERMGYDDGLGDQVIGTFANCAGGTTPWGTVLSAEENFQSQVPEPVYADGSAVSPSERPFVCRQTRLGGLGNVYGLAGNKYGWMVEIDPAAPDRPVRKHTALGRFRHEAVALRAEAGAPLRVYSGCDRRGGHLYRYVSADPVITPRDPGNSRLLENGELQVAVFHADGTGEWLPLRADAPVRPFLPSRFTQAGLSCPVELPHSDRRRAGAEFFREDAAVQAYAKRFPTLGTLYAGEGELLQGAILVDAHLAARAAGGTPTARPEDTEIDPLTGDLLVAFTSGYPNTTGGPDPAIFRGPNGEAIWGHGWVMRLSDDPARSGEASGGAFRWRMAATGGEPWAGGLGFTNPDNLALDGQGNLWIVTDRSAKSSASDQFGNNSCWFVPRTGDTEAERAACFATGPMECELCGLSLDDQERALFLAIQHPGEIHGARGPRDQEMQVHTLRDRDGGVIEQLRTVAMGSNWPAQAPGRPPRPGVVAVQRRNGQPLLEG; this comes from the coding sequence ATGACCCTGCCTCGCCGTTCCGTTCTTGCGCTGCTCGGTCTTGGGGCTGCCGGTCTGGTGGGATCCCGGCCCAGGGGCCAGGCCGCTGCGGCTGCTGATTCAGCGGCACCTGTTCCGTCTGCATGGCCTTTCAAGCCAGTGCCGACCCCCCTGCCAGTAGACAGCGACGGCCTGACGGCTGCGCAGCAGCAGCAGGTGTACCGGCGCATCGCGGTGGAGGACCGCTTGGTGGTTCCCGAGGGGTATCGCGCTGATCTGATCGCCGCCTGGGGAGATCCGATGCCCCAGGGGCGCTTCGGCTTCAACAACGACTACCTCGGCTTTGTGTCCAGCGGACCGGACGACGCACTGCTCACGGTGAATTTCGAATACATCAGTGCCTTGCCCTGGACCGAGGGCTTCCGCGAGGTGGTCGGCCGCCCGCTGCCCTGGCAGCAACTGGTCGCAGCTCTCGCCTCCCGCGATGGGGTGATCGATTGCGCCGCCTTGCAGGGGAATGAGCGGTTGCTGGCTCTGATTCGCTCCGTCAGCGATGAAGCCATGGCGGATCTCGGGCTGGGGGTGATCGCCATCAGCCGGAATGGCGAGGGCCAGTGGGCACGCCGCAGCGATCCCGTGGAGCGCCGAGTGGATGGTCTGGCTGGCTGGACTGACCCCTCCCAGCGCCTGCAAAGCACCGGGCCAGCGGCCGCGGTGTTCCGCCGCGCCGAGCGGATGGGCTACGACGACGGTCTCGGTGATCAGGTGATCGGCACCTTTGCCAACTGTGCTGGTGGCACCACGCCCTGGGGCACGGTGCTCAGTGCGGAGGAGAACTTCCAGTCCCAGGTGCCGGAGCCGGTGTACGCCGATGGCAGCGCGGTGTCTCCCTCTGAACGCCCCTTCGTCTGCCGGCAGACCAGGCTGGGGGGACTGGGCAATGTGTACGGCCTGGCTGGCAACAAGTACGGCTGGATGGTGGAGATCGACCCTGCAGCCCCCGACAGGCCCGTGCGCAAGCACACGGCTCTGGGGCGTTTCCGCCACGAGGCTGTGGCGCTTCGTGCTGAAGCGGGTGCTCCGTTGCGGGTTTACTCCGGTTGTGATCGCCGGGGCGGTCATCTCTACCGTTACGTGAGTGCCGATCCGGTCATAACCCCTCGCGATCCAGGCAATTCGCGGCTGCTCGAGAACGGTGAGCTGCAGGTGGCCGTCTTCCATGCGGATGGCACCGGTGAATGGCTTCCCCTGCGTGCGGATGCACCGGTGCGGCCGTTCCTGCCCAGCCGCTTCACCCAAGCGGGCCTGAGTTGCCCGGTGGAGCTTCCCCATTCCGATCGCCGGCGTGCCGGTGCGGAGTTCTTTCGCGAGGACGCCGCAGTGCAGGCCTACGCAAAGCGCTTCCCGACCCTGGGCACTCTGTATGCGGGGGAAGGAGAACTGCTGCAGGGAGCCATCCTGGTGGATGCCCACCTGGCCGCCCGAGCGGCAGGGGGAACTCCCACAGCCCGCCCCGAAGACACGGAGATCGATCCGTTAACGGGAGACCTTCTCGTGGCCTTCACCTCCGGCTATCCCAACACCACCGGTGGGCCGGACCCCGCCATCTTCCGCGGGCCCAATGGCGAAGCGATCTGGGGGCATGGCTGGGTGATGCGTCTGTCGGATGATCCGGCCCGCAGCGGCGAGGCCAGTGGAGGTGCATTCCGTTGGCGCATGGCGGCCACAGGCGGGGAACCCTGGGCTGGCGGTCTGGGGTTCACCAATCCCGACAACTTGGCCCTGGATGGCCAAGGCAATCTCTGGATCGTGACCGACCGCTCGGCCAAATCTTCAGCGAGCGATCAGTTCGGCAACAACAGCTGCTGGTTTGTGCCCCGAACCGGCGATACCGAGGCTGAACGGGCCGCCTGCTTCGCGACCGGGCCGATGGAGTGTGAGCTTTGTGGACTGAGTCTGGACGACCAGGAGCGGGCCCTCTTCCTCGCCATTCAGCACCCTGGTGAAATCCATGGTGCCCGTGGGCCCAGGGACCAGGAAATGCAAGTGCACACCTTGCGTGACCGCGATGGAGGGGTGATTGAACAGCTGCGCACGGTTGCGATGGGCTCCAACTGGCCGGCTCAGGCACCCGGGCGACCTCCTCGCCCAGGCGTGGTGGCGGTGCAGCGACGCAACGGTCAGCCGCTGCTGGAGGGCTGA
- a CDS encoding esterase-like activity of phytase family protein: MQPVAAQVLPCPLAAGWELLRTIPLPRTGSDGQPMGGFSAAAYDQNDDRLWLLSDAPRGHLVPFSGLRAQVTGRGALRAGPRLLLRDSEGELLPEGFDGEGLVLEGDEAWIVSEGRRTPERRARLQRHSLRNGRLQEERSLPAAWQEQPGQGLRANKGPESLTRTPAGDLVLAAEAPLVQDSPLAGQDLVPLAVQATGEPPRTLGRIALGPAGAAASRSLGLTELLALDAPPALLALLRSYAPPQRWTAELQLLPLPASPLKEAPPLIPAQGWDLLEAGLPADNWEGMAWGPQLDDGRLVLVLVSDDNFNPLQRSWVSLLVPRRGSGCPSGRFQF; the protein is encoded by the coding sequence ATGCAGCCCGTTGCTGCTCAGGTGTTGCCCTGTCCACTCGCCGCTGGTTGGGAGCTGCTGCGCACGATTCCTCTGCCGCGCACGGGCTCTGATGGACAGCCGATGGGGGGCTTCTCGGCGGCGGCTTACGACCAGAACGATGATCGGCTCTGGCTTCTCAGTGATGCCCCCCGAGGGCATCTGGTGCCGTTCAGCGGTTTGCGTGCACAGGTGACAGGGAGAGGTGCTCTGCGAGCCGGCCCCCGCTTGCTGCTCAGGGACTCTGAGGGTGAGCTGCTGCCTGAAGGGTTTGATGGTGAAGGCCTGGTGCTCGAAGGGGACGAGGCCTGGATCGTCAGTGAAGGCCGCCGCACCCCGGAGCGGCGGGCGAGGCTGCAGCGTCATTCCTTGCGCAATGGTCGTCTTCAGGAGGAGCGTTCGCTTCCTGCAGCCTGGCAGGAGCAGCCTGGGCAGGGGCTGAGGGCCAACAAAGGGCCTGAATCGCTCACGCGCACACCGGCCGGTGATCTGGTTCTGGCCGCTGAAGCTCCTCTGGTGCAGGACAGCCCTCTGGCAGGCCAAGACCTGGTGCCACTGGCGGTTCAGGCAACCGGTGAGCCGCCGCGGACCCTGGGGCGGATCGCGCTCGGCCCCGCTGGGGCCGCGGCATCCCGTTCCCTGGGCCTTACGGAGCTTCTGGCCTTGGATGCTCCACCGGCCTTGCTGGCGCTTCTGCGCAGTTATGCGCCGCCCCAGCGTTGGACTGCGGAGCTGCAATTGCTGCCCCTGCCCGCGTCCCCTCTGAAGGAAGCGCCGCCCTTGATCCCAGCCCAAGGCTGGGATCTGCTGGAGGCCGGGTTACCCGCCGATAACTGGGAAGGAATGGCCTGGGGGCCCCAACTCGATGACGGCAGGCTCGTGCTTGTGCTGGTGAGTGACGACAATTTCAATCCGCTTCAGCGAAGCTGGGTGTCGCTGCTGGTGCCGCGTCGCGGTTCAGGCTGCCCTTCCGGTCGCTTTCAGTTTTGA